The following proteins are co-located in the Bordetella bronchialis genome:
- a CDS encoding M14 family metallopeptidase yields the protein MNMGIIKDFLAGHEGGARRHGAIAVGSMASGMAVELPYVAVRGARPGKTLWLHGQVHGDEINGMVAALRFAARLDPQAMRGNVVVTPTGNPHALDSRRKRNPYDDLDLDQCYPGSARGLISERLAHALIGEIRGTADLVINLHTMNALFDSRPYAVYKLHPDSGVAENDLLRAIALFEPHVACRMDVGGKGELPGNIAGALDYQCLAARIPAFMLELGGGSRFEAANVALAERGFERLAVRMGILEGASEAPASVRRVTRRGWITFDHGGLFVPEVQAGDAVDEGGLLGVAMDIHGNERERIRLPAAGIIIGLRRDPVVHTGERAAFVAYEWDRYTL from the coding sequence ATGAATATGGGCATCATCAAGGACTTCCTGGCCGGCCATGAAGGCGGCGCGCGCCGCCACGGCGCGATCGCGGTGGGATCGATGGCCTCCGGCATGGCGGTGGAGCTGCCCTACGTGGCGGTACGCGGCGCCCGCCCGGGCAAGACGCTATGGCTGCACGGCCAGGTGCACGGCGACGAAATCAACGGCATGGTGGCCGCGCTGCGCTTCGCCGCGCGTCTGGATCCGCAAGCCATGCGCGGCAATGTGGTCGTCACGCCGACCGGCAACCCCCATGCCCTGGACAGCCGGCGCAAGCGCAATCCCTACGACGACCTGGACCTGGACCAGTGCTATCCGGGCAGCGCGCGCGGCCTGATCTCCGAGCGGCTGGCGCATGCGCTGATCGGCGAGATCCGCGGCACCGCCGATCTGGTGATCAATCTGCACACCATGAACGCGCTGTTCGATTCCAGGCCTTACGCCGTCTACAAGCTGCATCCCGACAGCGGCGTCGCGGAAAACGACCTGCTGCGCGCCATCGCCTTGTTCGAGCCGCACGTGGCCTGCCGCATGGACGTGGGCGGCAAGGGCGAACTGCCGGGCAATATCGCGGGGGCCCTGGACTACCAGTGCCTGGCCGCCCGCATTCCCGCCTTTATGCTGGAACTGGGTGGCGGCAGCCGCTTCGAGGCCGCCAACGTCGCCCTGGCCGAACGCGGCTTCGAGCGGCTGGCGGTGCGGATGGGCATCCTGGAAGGCGCGAGCGAAGCGCCGGCAAGCGTGCGGCGCGTGACGCGGCGCGGCTGGATCACCTTCGACCATGGCGGCCTGTTCGTTCCCGAAGTGCAGGCGGGGGATGCGGTGGACGAAGGCGGCCTGCTGGGAGTCGCCATGGATATCCACGGCAATGAGCGCGAACGGATCCGCCTGCCGGCCGCGGGCATCATCATCGGCCTGCGGCGCGACCCTGTCGTGCATACGGGGGAGCGCGCCGCCTTCGTGGCCTATGAGTGGGACCGGTACACGCTGTGA
- a CDS encoding MFS transporter — translation MSIAKKQGTDEEATGAAGPPGAGQAGAGAGGSARAADAEPADAGRGRGVAWLVAGAFFMEMLDATVITTALPEMARSFGVRPADMSIGMSAYLLALAVFIPVSGWVADRYGPRRVFGGALALFTVASVLCGLSQSLPQFTAARILQGLGGAMMVPVGRLAVLRVTPRQDLVKAIAIITWPGLAAPVIGPLVGGIVTTALSWHWIFFLNVPLGLAALVANARLVRGEAGGPRPFDIKGFVLSGVGCSVLMYAVDLCGSLDVDWGVVLSLLALAVVSLVLAARHLGRAPHPLVDLSPMRYQTFAVTMYGGSLFRIAIGSAPFLLPLMFQVGFGLSPVQAGSLMLALFAGNLAMKPATSWVMRTYGFRRVLVVNGLLVAVGFALCATLTAGTPVWWTSALLFMSGMSRSMQFTALNTLGFADVPKPAMTGATTLFSACQQLNAGLGIAFGAVALRAAEWISGNGQAAPGPLQFRIALLLSAALAAAAIFDSVRLPANAGAEISGHRRPA, via the coding sequence GTGAGCATTGCGAAGAAGCAGGGCACGGATGAAGAAGCCACCGGCGCCGCCGGTCCGCCCGGCGCGGGGCAGGCCGGTGCCGGCGCAGGCGGCAGCGCGCGGGCGGCCGACGCCGAGCCGGCCGACGCCGGGCGCGGCAGGGGCGTCGCATGGCTGGTCGCCGGCGCTTTCTTCATGGAGATGCTCGACGCCACCGTCATCACCACCGCGCTGCCGGAGATGGCGCGCAGCTTCGGGGTGCGGCCGGCCGATATGTCCATCGGCATGAGCGCCTATCTGCTTGCCCTGGCGGTGTTCATCCCGGTCAGCGGCTGGGTGGCCGACCGCTACGGGCCGCGCCGGGTATTCGGCGGTGCGCTGGCCTTGTTCACCGTGGCATCCGTCCTGTGCGGCCTGTCGCAATCGCTGCCGCAGTTCACGGCGGCCCGCATCCTGCAGGGGCTGGGCGGGGCGATGATGGTGCCCGTGGGACGCCTGGCGGTGCTGCGTGTCACGCCCAGGCAGGATCTGGTCAAGGCGATCGCCATCATCACCTGGCCGGGGCTGGCGGCGCCGGTCATCGGGCCCCTGGTGGGGGGCATCGTCACCACTGCCCTGAGCTGGCATTGGATATTTTTCCTGAACGTACCGCTGGGCCTGGCCGCGCTGGTCGCCAATGCCCGGCTGGTGCGCGGGGAAGCCGGCGGGCCCAGGCCCTTCGACATCAAGGGCTTCGTCCTGAGCGGCGTGGGCTGCAGCGTGCTGATGTACGCGGTCGACCTGTGCGGCAGCCTGGACGTGGATTGGGGCGTGGTGTTGTCCCTGCTGGCGCTGGCCGTGGTTTCCCTGGTGCTGGCGGCGCGCCACCTGGGCCGCGCGCCGCACCCGCTGGTGGATCTGTCGCCCATGCGGTACCAGACCTTCGCGGTGACGATGTATGGGGGATCCTTGTTCCGCATCGCCATCGGCAGCGCCCCTTTCCTGCTGCCCCTGATGTTCCAGGTGGGCTTCGGGCTGTCGCCCGTCCAGGCGGGTTCGCTGATGCTGGCCTTGTTCGCCGGCAATCTGGCGATGAAGCCGGCCACGAGCTGGGTCATGCGCACCTACGGTTTTCGCCGCGTGCTGGTGGTGAACGGCTTGCTGGTCGCCGTGGGCTTCGCGCTATGCGCCACCTTGACGGCCGGTACGCCCGTCTGGTGGACCTCGGCGCTGCTGTTCATGAGCGGGATGAGCCGCTCCATGCAGTTCACGGCCTTGAATACCCTGGGCTTCGCGGACGTGCCCAAGCCGGCCATGACGGGCGCCACCACGCTGTTCAGCGCCTGCCAGCAGCTGAACGCGGGCCTGGGCATCGCCTTTGGCGCGGTGGCGCTGCGGGCGGCGGAGTGGATCAGCGGCAACGGCCAGGCCGCGCCGGGTCCTCTGCAGTTCCGCATCGCGCTGCTGCTCTCGGCGGCGCTGGCGGCGGCCGCGATCTTCGACAGCGTGCGGCTGCCGGCCAATGCCGGCGCGGAGATCAGCGGGCATCGGCGCCCGGCCTGA
- a CDS encoding dodecin: MANHVYKQIELVGSSTTSSDDAISRAIERASSTLRNIEWFEVTGVRGHIEQGKVAHWQVCLKIGMRIEEAD; encoded by the coding sequence ATGGCCAATCACGTATACAAGCAGATCGAGCTGGTCGGCTCTTCGACCACCTCCAGCGACGACGCGATTTCGCGCGCGATCGAGCGGGCGTCGTCCACCTTGCGCAATATCGAATGGTTCGAGGTCACCGGCGTGCGCGGGCACATCGAGCAAGGCAAGGTGGCGCATTGGCAGGTATGCCTGAAGATAGGCATGCGTATCGAGGAAGCGGACTGA
- a CDS encoding SRPBCC family protein, with protein MAPTTPKNISQLLAFLSGKPEIGPTNLNEKERWMSGLGGGALVLAGLRRGGLVGVLAALAGGALVSRGLSGRCAVKARLAKTPHERQVAAERGWHSAAAAAQRVVIQRPIEDVYAFCRDFRNLSQFMQNVRRVDIEDDRHSHWIIEAPLGNTLEWDTIVTEDVPNTRIAWESTTESPVKHTGSLTFSDVVGLGTEVQAVIAYEPPAGEMGRIVAKLWGDSPGAQARDDLLRLKRFLEAGQDHVAASEDGD; from the coding sequence ATGGCGCCCACTACCCCCAAGAACATCTCCCAACTATTGGCTTTTCTCTCCGGCAAGCCCGAGATCGGCCCCACCAACCTGAACGAAAAGGAAAGGTGGATGTCCGGGCTGGGCGGCGGCGCGCTCGTGCTGGCGGGGCTGCGGCGCGGCGGCCTCGTGGGGGTGCTGGCCGCGCTGGCGGGCGGCGCCCTGGTCAGCCGCGGCTTGTCGGGACGTTGCGCGGTCAAGGCGCGGCTGGCCAAGACGCCCCACGAGCGCCAGGTGGCCGCCGAACGGGGCTGGCACAGCGCGGCGGCGGCGGCCCAGCGCGTCGTGATCCAGCGTCCCATCGAGGACGTCTACGCCTTCTGCCGCGACTTCCGCAACCTGTCCCAGTTCATGCAGAACGTCCGGCGCGTGGACATCGAAGACGACCGGCACAGCCACTGGATCATCGAGGCGCCGCTAGGCAATACCCTGGAGTGGGACACGATCGTCACGGAGGACGTGCCCAACACGCGCATCGCCTGGGAATCCACCACCGAATCGCCGGTGAAACACACCGGATCGCTGACCTTCAGCGATGTGGTCGGCCTGGGCACGGAAGTCCAGGCCGTCATCGCCTACGAGCCGCCCGCCGGCGAAATGGGACGCATCGTGGCGAAGCTCTGGGGCGACAGCCCCGGTGCCCAGGCGCGTGACGACCTGCTCCGGCTCAAGCGCTTCCTGGAAGCGGGCCAGGACCATGTCGCCGCCAGCGAGGACGGCGACTGA
- a CDS encoding NADPH-dependent FMN reductase, translating to MDYQIAVLVGSLRKASFNLQLAHALEKLMPSHFKLTHADLNLPLYNQDLDANMPANVVAFKEQIRQSQGVLFVTPEHNRSLPAALKNAIDWGTRPYGQNVWADKPSGIVGISPSNAGTAMAQQHLRNILAAEGSMALTTPEVFLQMKDGFFDAGGAIADPGTRKFLQGWVDRYVAWVEKLAA from the coding sequence ATGGATTACCAGATCGCCGTCCTCGTCGGCAGCCTGCGCAAGGCGTCGTTCAATCTGCAATTGGCCCATGCGCTGGAAAAGCTGATGCCGTCGCACTTCAAGCTGACCCACGCAGACCTGAACCTGCCCCTGTACAACCAGGATCTGGATGCCAACATGCCGGCCAACGTCGTGGCGTTCAAGGAGCAGATCCGGCAATCGCAAGGCGTCCTGTTCGTGACCCCGGAACACAACCGCTCGCTGCCGGCCGCGCTGAAGAACGCCATCGACTGGGGCACCCGGCCGTATGGGCAGAACGTGTGGGCCGACAAGCCCAGCGGCATCGTCGGCATTTCCCCCAGCAACGCCGGGACGGCGATGGCGCAGCAGCACCTGCGCAACATCCTGGCCGCGGAAGGCTCGATGGCGCTGACCACGCCGGAAGTCTTCCTGCAGATGAAAGACGGCTTTTTCGATGCCGGCGGCGCCATCGCCGATCCGGGGACCCGCAAATTCCTGCAGGGCTGGGTGGATCGCTACGTCGCCTGGGTGGAAAAACTGGCCGCGTAG
- a CDS encoding antibiotic biosynthesis monooxygenase, producing the protein MSAPAVSTPAPVTMLITRHIAPERYSDFLAWLRQGEILAAGFPGFLGSGVLQPPEGGDQYQIVLRFHDEASLARWENSLPRRMWLERGRGLVRESQVHRATGMDAWFGPQKSAPPRWKQAFSIWVVYCPSLLLFNVLFQEQLASLSLFWRVVVTTSTMSPILSFFLIPFISRVLRGWLYPRARPRRVPARGMLKASR; encoded by the coding sequence ATGTCCGCCCCCGCCGTTTCCACGCCGGCCCCCGTCACCATGCTTATCACGCGGCACATCGCGCCCGAGCGCTATAGCGATTTCCTGGCCTGGCTGCGCCAGGGCGAGATCCTGGCCGCCGGGTTCCCGGGCTTCCTGGGCTCGGGTGTGCTGCAGCCCCCGGAAGGCGGCGATCAATACCAGATCGTGCTGCGCTTCCACGACGAGGCCAGCCTGGCGCGCTGGGAAAACTCGCTGCCCCGCCGGATGTGGCTGGAGCGCGGCCGCGGACTGGTGCGGGAAAGCCAGGTGCACCGGGCCACGGGCATGGACGCCTGGTTCGGCCCCCAGAAAAGCGCGCCACCCCGCTGGAAGCAGGCCTTCAGCATCTGGGTGGTGTACTGTCCCTCGCTGCTGCTGTTCAACGTCCTGTTCCAGGAGCAGCTGGCGTCGCTCTCGCTCTTCTGGCGCGTCGTGGTGACCACGTCCACCATGAGCCCGATCTTGTCTTTTTTCCTGATCCCCTTCATCAGCCGCGTGTTGCGGGGCTGGCTGTATCCGCGTGCGCGTCCGCGTCGCGTGCCGGCGCGGGGCATGTTGAAGGCGTCCCGGTAG
- a CDS encoding pyridoxal phosphate-dependent decarboxylase family protein — MTYPPAEPPTEGTLDPDDWAGLRAQGHRMLDDMFDYLATLRERPVWQPAPAELRAAFRAPLPRAPSSLEAAHNRFMREILPYAVGNAHPGFMGWVHGGGTAVGMLAETLAAGLNANLGGRNQVPVEVERQITRWMRELFGFPDAASGLFVTGTSMANLIGVLVARAAALGRPVRRAGVAAEPTRLTAYTSACAHTCVAQAMDISGLGSDALRLIPVDDDFRMDVDALRAAIAADRRAGLRPFLIAGTAGTVDVGAVDPLDTLADIAADEGLWFHVDGAFGALAMLSPELAPLLAGIERADSIAFDFHKWGQVPYDAGFILVRDGETHRAAFDASAAYLSRETRGMAADSPWPCDYGPDLSRGFRALKTWFTLTVYGADRLGAAIARTCAIARHLARRVQAEPALELLAPVALNIVCFRYRGTGDAAADDRLNAAILLAVQESGLAAPSSTRVRGSLAIRAAIVNHRTAPVDVDRLCDAVLRTGAALAATAALEPHPIP, encoded by the coding sequence ATGACCTATCCCCCCGCCGAGCCGCCGACCGAGGGCACGCTGGATCCCGACGATTGGGCCGGCCTGCGCGCGCAAGGCCACAGAATGCTCGACGATATGTTCGACTACCTGGCCACGCTGCGCGAGCGTCCCGTCTGGCAGCCGGCGCCCGCCGAGCTGCGCGCCGCCTTCCGCGCCCCGCTGCCGCGCGCCCCGTCCAGCCTGGAGGCCGCGCACAACCGCTTCATGCGCGAAATCCTTCCCTACGCCGTGGGCAACGCCCATCCCGGCTTCATGGGCTGGGTGCATGGCGGCGGCACCGCCGTGGGCATGCTGGCCGAAACCCTGGCGGCCGGACTGAACGCCAACCTGGGCGGACGCAACCAGGTGCCCGTCGAGGTCGAACGGCAGATCACGCGCTGGATGCGCGAACTGTTCGGTTTTCCGGACGCCGCCAGCGGGCTGTTCGTCACGGGCACATCCATGGCCAACCTGATCGGCGTGCTGGTCGCGCGGGCCGCGGCGCTGGGCCGCCCCGTGCGGCGCGCCGGCGTGGCGGCCGAGCCCACCCGCCTGACCGCCTACACGTCGGCGTGCGCGCACACCTGCGTCGCCCAGGCCATGGACATCTCCGGCCTGGGCTCGGACGCGCTGCGGCTGATTCCCGTGGACGATGACTTCCGCATGGACGTGGACGCCCTGCGCGCGGCGATCGCGGCGGACCGCCGCGCCGGCCTGCGGCCTTTCCTGATTGCCGGCACCGCGGGCACCGTGGACGTCGGCGCCGTCGATCCCCTCGACACCCTGGCGGATATCGCCGCGGACGAGGGCCTGTGGTTCCACGTGGACGGCGCCTTCGGCGCGCTGGCCATGCTGTCGCCCGAACTGGCGCCGCTGCTGGCCGGCATCGAACGGGCGGACTCCATCGCCTTCGATTTCCATAAATGGGGCCAAGTGCCCTACGACGCCGGCTTCATCCTGGTACGCGACGGCGAAACGCACCGCGCGGCCTTCGACGCCAGCGCGGCCTACCTGAGCCGCGAAACACGTGGCATGGCCGCCGACTCGCCCTGGCCCTGCGACTATGGCCCGGACCTGTCGCGCGGCTTCCGCGCCCTGAAAACCTGGTTCACGCTGACCGTGTACGGCGCGGACAGGCTCGGCGCGGCCATCGCCCGGACCTGCGCCATCGCGCGCCATCTGGCGCGCCGCGTGCAGGCCGAGCCCGCGCTGGAATTGCTGGCGCCGGTGGCGCTGAACATCGTCTGCTTCCGCTATCGCGGCACGGGCGACGCCGCCGCCGACGATCGCCTGAACGCGGCCATCCTGCTGGCCGTGCAGGAATCCGGCCTGGCCGCGCCATCGAGCACGCGCGTGCGAGGCAGCCTGGCCATCCGCGCGGCCATCGTCAACCACCGTACCGCGCCGGTCGATGTCGACCGGCTGTGCGACGCGGTACTGCGGACCGGTGCGGCGCTCGCCGCCACGGCCGCCCTGGAACCCCACCCGATACCATGA
- a CDS encoding ATP-grasp domain-containing protein gives MNHPAPTGAASRETPAAPATNAADASPVSRPPLIGKAGLITLAFRQGDLESLRQALLARAQQDPGDANAALDLSMTLLLLGQRDTALALQRHAVQAQPLYHMPAARPATLRLLALVSCGDFLANTPLEFLIADSDIALDILYVGEGVPAPATLPEHDVLMVAVGESAANRPLLQALAEPMGLWHKPVVNRPEHVLNTSRDGLAAALRGAPGIVVPDIARAERAALSAIAEGRATPASILPGVDYPVLVRPVDSHAGQGLARIERAADIGEYLAGSDAGDFYVSRFVEYRGADGRYRKYRVVLIEGRPYLGHLGISPRWMVHYLNADMAENAANRAEEAEQMQGFETGFGGRHAAAFAEIHRRVGLDYLVMDCAETPDGRLLVFEGDTCGVIHAMDPEDLYPYKPAYMRRIFAAFQDMLRRKAAG, from the coding sequence ATGAACCATCCCGCTCCCACCGGCGCCGCCAGCCGGGAAACGCCGGCAGCGCCGGCGACGAACGCCGCCGACGCATCGCCGGTCTCGCGGCCGCCGCTGATCGGCAAGGCCGGCCTGATCACGCTGGCCTTCCGGCAAGGCGACCTGGAGTCATTGCGCCAGGCGCTGCTGGCCCGCGCGCAGCAGGACCCGGGCGACGCCAATGCGGCGCTGGACCTGTCGATGACGCTGCTGCTGCTGGGCCAGCGGGATACCGCGCTGGCGCTGCAGCGGCACGCCGTCCAGGCGCAGCCGCTGTACCACATGCCCGCCGCGCGGCCCGCGACGCTGCGCCTGCTCGCCCTGGTGTCCTGCGGCGACTTCCTGGCCAACACCCCGCTGGAATTCCTGATCGCCGATTCCGACATCGCGCTGGACATCCTGTACGTGGGCGAAGGCGTGCCCGCGCCCGCGACGCTGCCCGAGCACGATGTCCTGATGGTCGCGGTGGGAGAGTCGGCCGCCAATCGCCCGCTGCTGCAGGCGCTGGCCGAGCCGATGGGGCTGTGGCACAAGCCGGTGGTGAATCGTCCCGAACACGTCCTGAACACGTCGCGCGACGGCCTGGCGGCCGCGCTGCGCGGCGCGCCGGGCATCGTCGTGCCGGATATCGCGCGCGCGGAACGTGCCGCGCTATCGGCCATCGCCGAAGGCCGCGCGACGCCGGCGAGCATCCTGCCCGGGGTCGATTACCCGGTGCTGGTACGCCCCGTCGACTCGCACGCGGGCCAAGGCCTGGCCCGGATCGAGCGCGCCGCCGATATCGGCGAATACCTGGCGGGCAGCGACGCCGGCGATTTCTATGTGTCGCGCTTCGTCGAATACCGCGGCGCGGATGGCCGCTATCGCAAATACCGCGTCGTCCTGATCGAGGGCCGGCCCTATCTGGGCCACCTGGGCATCTCGCCGCGCTGGATGGTCCACTACCTGAACGCCGACATGGCGGAGAACGCCGCCAACCGCGCGGAGGAAGCCGAGCAGATGCAGGGCTTCGAGACCGGCTTCGGCGGCCGGCACGCCGCGGCATTCGCCGAAATCCATCGGCGGGTGGGCCTGGATTACCTGGTCATGGATTGCGCCGAAACGCCGGACGGGCGCCTGCTGGTGTTCGAGGGCGATACCTGCGGCGTCATCCACGCGATGGATCCGGAGGATCTATATCCCTACAAGCCCGCCTACATGCGGCGCATCTTCGCCGCCTTCCAGGACATGCTGCGGCGCAAGGCCGCCGGCTGA
- a CDS encoding DUF6496 domain-containing protein — protein sequence MPERKTLARAERDKKQGKSASTQAGEFVKEQVEHVREGKHGVRSAKQAVAIGLSEARRAGVKVPTKSTASKATKKKASQDEAKAGRGAAKSAKRSAATTRALKRESTKGASSRALSGQAKTAARKRTAADRSAAARKGAQTKGAAGRSAAARKAARTRAANRQAQHAH from the coding sequence ATGCCCGAACGCAAAACCCTCGCCCGCGCGGAGCGCGATAAGAAACAAGGCAAGTCGGCTTCGACGCAGGCCGGCGAATTCGTGAAGGAACAGGTCGAACATGTGCGCGAAGGCAAGCACGGTGTCCGTTCCGCCAAGCAGGCGGTGGCCATCGGCCTGTCCGAAGCGCGCCGGGCCGGCGTCAAGGTGCCCACCAAATCCACGGCGTCCAAGGCCACCAAGAAGAAAGCCAGCCAGGATGAAGCCAAGGCCGGCCGCGGCGCGGCCAAATCCGCCAAGCGCTCGGCGGCCACCACCCGCGCCCTGAAGCGCGAAAGCACCAAGGGCGCATCCAGCCGCGCGCTGTCGGGCCAGGCCAAGACCGCCGCCCGCAAGCGCACTGCCGCGGATCGCTCGGCCGCCGCGCGCAAGGGTGCCCAGACCAAGGGCGCCGCCGGACGTTCCGCGGCCGCGCGCAAGGCCGCCCGCACGCGCGCCGCCAACCGGCAAGCGCAGCATGCGCACTGA
- a CDS encoding molybdopterin-dependent oxidoreductase → MRPYPSEARRYPQLAHWGAFTAVVRDGRLVDCEPFEQDPAPSRLLETIAPMVYSPRRIARPAVRRSWLASRGAAGGAQRGREEFVEIDWDQALDLVADEIARTRAEHGPAGLFCGSYGWSSAGRLHHARSLIRRFYFAGGGGVDQVGNYSWGTAQFLLPHVIGTYTPLTGRVTAWPSIVAHTEVFLAFGGLALKNGQVSSGGAAEHTQEYWLRRLAAKGARVINVSPTRDDCPGFLNAEWIPIRPNTDVALMLALAHELHRAGAHDRAFLATHCVGYDALAGYFTGAADGVPKDPEWAAGITGIPAARIRALARALQGTRSYLTCSFAVQRAQHGEQPYWMAIALAAMLGQIGLPGGGFGFGHGSMNGVGNPRIATPGPEMPVGRNPANLSIPVARLTEMLEKPGQPYPFQGAIHHYPDIHFIHWAGGNPFHHHQQLNRLLQAWRGKPRTIVVNEIWWTPVARHADIVLPITTSLERNDIGGSSRDRYALAMHRAIDPVGQARNDLDVFADLAARLGYGERYTEGRGEMAWIRHIYENFARTHRQAGVDVPDFDAFWRQGHVRLPAPTRDFVLFEDFRQDPAAHPLRTPSGRIELYSETLAGYGCVDCGPHPRWMPPAEWLGADGAADYPLHLLTVQPADRLHSQMDAAPLAQSNKVAGHETVRIHPDDARARGLRDGDVVRLYNARGACLAGARLDEGLLPGTVVMATGAWFSPGQQEDAPEQAGTANVLTRDVGTSTLTQGPNAMSCLVQAERWQGQALGRVAAFFSPDQGLRIESSKEHEYGHHQGLPGRP, encoded by the coding sequence ATGAGGCCCTATCCATCCGAAGCGCGCCGCTATCCGCAGCTGGCGCATTGGGGCGCGTTCACGGCCGTGGTGCGCGACGGCCGCCTGGTCGACTGCGAGCCTTTCGAGCAGGACCCGGCGCCGTCCCGCCTGCTGGAAACCATCGCGCCCATGGTGTATTCGCCCCGCCGCATCGCGCGGCCCGCGGTGCGCAGGTCCTGGCTGGCGTCGCGTGGCGCGGCGGGGGGCGCGCAGCGAGGGCGCGAGGAATTCGTCGAAATAGACTGGGACCAGGCGCTGGACCTGGTGGCGGACGAGATCGCGCGCACGCGCGCCGAGCACGGCCCCGCCGGCCTGTTCTGCGGTTCCTACGGCTGGTCATCCGCCGGCCGCCTGCACCATGCGCGCTCGCTGATACGCCGCTTTTACTTCGCGGGCGGCGGCGGCGTCGACCAGGTGGGCAACTATAGCTGGGGCACGGCCCAGTTCCTGCTGCCGCACGTGATCGGCACGTATACGCCCTTGACGGGGCGTGTCACCGCGTGGCCCAGCATCGTCGCGCATACCGAGGTATTCCTGGCCTTCGGCGGACTGGCGCTGAAGAACGGCCAGGTGTCGTCCGGCGGCGCCGCCGAGCATACGCAGGAATACTGGCTGCGGCGCCTGGCCGCGAAGGGCGCGCGGGTGATCAACGTGAGCCCGACGCGCGACGACTGCCCCGGCTTCCTGAATGCCGAATGGATACCGATACGGCCGAATACCGATGTCGCGCTGATGCTGGCGCTGGCCCATGAGCTGCATCGCGCCGGCGCGCACGACCGGGCCTTCCTGGCCACGCATTGCGTGGGCTACGATGCCCTGGCGGGCTACTTCACGGGCGCGGCGGACGGGGTGCCCAAGGATCCGGAGTGGGCGGCGGGCATCACGGGCATTCCCGCCGCGCGCATCCGCGCGCTGGCGCGGGCGCTGCAGGGCACGCGCAGCTACCTGACCTGTTCCTTCGCCGTGCAGCGGGCCCAGCATGGCGAACAACCGTATTGGATGGCGATCGCGCTGGCCGCCATGCTGGGGCAGATCGGCCTGCCCGGCGGGGGCTTCGGTTTCGGCCATGGATCCATGAATGGCGTCGGCAATCCGCGCATCGCGACGCCGGGACCGGAAATGCCCGTGGGCCGCAACCCGGCGAATCTGTCGATTCCCGTGGCCCGCCTGACCGAGATGCTGGAAAAGCCGGGCCAGCCCTATCCTTTCCAGGGCGCCATCCATCATTACCCCGACATCCATTTCATCCATTGGGCCGGCGGCAATCCCTTCCATCATCACCAGCAGTTGAATCGCCTGCTGCAGGCTTGGCGCGGCAAGCCGCGCACCATCGTGGTCAATGAAATCTGGTGGACGCCGGTGGCGCGGCATGCCGATATCGTGCTGCCGATCACGACATCGCTGGAGCGCAACGACATCGGCGGCTCGTCGCGCGACCGCTATGCGCTGGCCATGCATCGCGCCATCGATCCCGTCGGCCAGGCCCGCAACGACCTGGATGTCTTCGCCGACCTGGCGGCTCGCCTGGGCTATGGCGAACGCTATACCGAAGGCCGCGGCGAGATGGCGTGGATACGGCATATCTACGAGAACTTCGCGCGCACCCACCGGCAGGCCGGTGTGGACGTGCCCGACTTCGACGCATTCTGGCGCCAGGGGCATGTGCGGCTGCCGGCGCCCACGCGCGATTTCGTGCTGTTCGAGGACTTCCGCCAGGATCCCGCCGCCCATCCCCTGCGCACGCCCAGCGGGCGCATCGAGCTGTATAGCGAGACGCTGGCCGGCTACGGCTGCGTGGATTGCGGTCCGCATCCGCGATGGATGCCGCCGGCGGAATGGCTGGGCGCAGACGGCGCGGCGGACTATCCGCTGCACCTGCTGACCGTGCAGCCGGCCGACCGCCTGCACAGCCAGATGGACGCCGCCCCGCTGGCGCAGTCCAACAAGGTGGCCGGACACGAAACCGTGCGCATCCATCCCGACGACGCGCGTGCCCGCGGCCTGCGCGACGGCGACGTGGTTCGCCTGTACAACGCGCGCGGCGCCTGCCTGGCCGGCGCGCGGCTGGACGAGGGCCTGCTGCCCGGTACGGTGGTCATGGCCACCGGCGCCTGGTTCTCGCCCGGCCAGCAAGAGGACGCGCCGGAGCAGGCCGGTACCGCCAACGTGCTGACACGGGACGTGGGCACCTCCACGCTGACGCAGGGCCCCAACGCCATGAGCTGCCTGGTGCAGGCGGAGCGATGGCAGGGCCAGGCCCTGGGACGTGTCGCCGCATTTTTTTCGCCCGATCAGGGTTTACGCATCGAATCCAGCAAGGAGCATGAATATGGGCATCATCAAGGACTTCCTGGCCGGCCATGA